AAGGACAGAAAAATTATGGTTTTATCTATATTACAATAACTTGAACATCAAAGTTTATTCGGCggtaaaatatcaaaatcttttattcataaaaaatttttcaccccaaatagataaataaaagtcTGTTTCAATGTacattaaaaacttgtttatcCAGTAGAATGAAAAACTTATGAAACCAAGCTTTATTGTTAGTTTATCTATCAAATTTAGAATTAATGATCAAATTAAAAGGACTGTTTCcccattttataaaattaaataattaattattgtgttATGTCAAGCACATTTTCGTTCttttgtttgttattattatatattttttttaacaaatatacaAATCGAGCATAAGAATTGTAAGCTAACAAATAACtagactttaaataaaataagttgaaaaataaaaaaccaaatgctctattgattataaaagaaattatttaatattaaagttaataactattaaataaaatagaaataataaatcaaaaaaatagcattgTACATGGGAACGTATGTGTGGGAGCGTACGCACATAGGCTAGTGAAAAATGTCTAATACAGCGGGAGATCAAGGATCTGGTTTGGTTTTGGTATAGCTGGAAtaatactttaaattaaatgcaattttgTAGCAAAAATAAACTAAGAACTTTATTTTAACACTGTTTGCTTAAAATTGCCGAAAAATCCAAAAACTATAATTTCCAAGAAGCCGAATCAGTTAATCATCAATCAGTGATCTCCTTCCGCGACCGACGCTCCCGAGTCGGAAAACCCTCGATGTAATTGACGGCGACGCGAAAATCAATCGACACGtgaaaagaaataagaaaatagCAAGctgtaataaatttagttatagGACAGGGTAAGGCAGAAGAATAGCAGTATGTGATCGCAAAGGACATCgaaaagaaataagaaattacatAAAGGTCAAATAagcaatataaaatttaaatataattatgacGTTCTTATGACTCATTGACAGTAGCCCAAGAGATGAACACGTGTCGCTTTCTCCCGggtataaacaaaataatgaataaattccTTAAAtctaagtaaataataatgatttctCAATCCCGACGGCGAACAACGACAAGGCGCTCGTCGAAATTTGTTCTCGTTAAATGCAAATGAAGTCACTCTTCGGCCGAaagaataacaataataatcatttacaaaataaaatttgacgcGGCTCGACGAGGACAGAACATATAccttaaacaataataatcgaGGCTGGCTGACGCTTCAGAATAACAACAACGCttgataacaaattataattaaaattaatttaatataattattgtaatgtagaaattacaccgttttaaaatttggaaatttcGTAGTCTTACTaaatctttttgaaattactttCGAACGCGTTGTGATATTCAATTTCTGTGAAATGCATTTAGAATCTTAGAAATTAAGGTTTAATTTATGTTTACATGTTTTcccaaatcaaaaaatatacatcaaagtaatttttaagaaattttacttttgcagcTGCTTTGTTTACAGAAATAAATCTAACTTTCATTTCGGATGCTGAATGGCCTTATATAATAGTCgcatttaaaatattcttttgCGCTAACGACGCATCtggtattttttgtttaattaactaaataataaattttcattcgtTTAATTTGGTGAAGATGATATTGCTGtgtcaaatattatttttaatttaatcaaattatatttttaattacgttATAGATGCCGTTGGTATAATAAAGTATAGGTATCTCTTATGATAAAGTTTTTGTGACTTATGAGTCGTCAGACAATAACAGCAacagaaaaacaaaattcccCAACATTAAAAAGGCATTAGTTTAATTAGTATTTGAGAATGGAAGcggtagaaaaaaaatattcaaaaataataacatcaTTCGTTTAATTGTAAGTCAAGAATATATCGAATTATATGATGTAAAgacgaaattaaaattaattgttctccattttatagattaaaagattttttttttaacgaaattcagaatttggacatttataagagtaaaaatattatttattttgttatgaattgcgctgatatttttaaatgaagatTGATTGATAGCAAAGGATGCTTTGAGAATATAACAGAACAAACAAGAATTATTTCGTATACTGCTTTTACTGGAATGCATTGCTGTCGAAATTACCCATATGAGCTAACTCACAAGCAACATTTTCcaagcataaaaaaaattataaaagcgTTTGAATAGCTGATTTGATGATTTTCAGCTGAAAATCTTTTatatagaataataaatttacattatataCCATACGACGCACTAGAATACACATCAGACATATTTGACTTTAACAGTTATGCAATAATATGCAGTCATTTCATATTAAATGAGTACgagaattaaaaatcaaactattaATGCAATTgaaacattaataaatataacttaTGGATTAGTTATCAAGAGTGAGTTACTACTTTATCAGCcaatcaaacaaaaaattaaaaactaccCCGAAATCCGATTTTTGGGttatatttagaaaatatcaaaataatatcaaaaaatgtttAGAACAAAAGTAGTAGAGTACGAAATTCAAGACCAACCTAATTGCTAgcatttttcatctaaaacgCACCCTTTCATCTTTAAGACGATTCAGAGTAgtaaagaaattaaaacttaataaaaaatataaaacttgaACTTTTCAAACATtgtttctttcatttttttcagaaaatcataaacaacaATCGTagagaaaatgaaaattttttttttatcccttATATTTAAAGTAAACGGGTGAAAACTGATTTTGCCGAATaccttttttttcatttataatgtTCCTTTCGATCACAGAGGTACAATAGAGTAAGCattggtaattttatttaaagaattttttcaagtctttgaattaattttgtaggaaaGGATCAGTTGAAATGACCAATCGATATGTTTTAACACATTTATTCGTTCTACGACGTTTCGTcatatataactataattataggaaaagAAACAAAAAGTAGCTTGAACTCTCGCGCGCTCTCCGATATTACACTTTTTGACCAGTAGAGTGCACATGTTGGTCTTAAATTAATACATATCAGCTAATTGGTTTAGTAGAGAAATTCAAATGACTGTAgaatattaaataagttttttttttttatttgtaatatatatcAGTAACGTGGTAATCATTGATAGGAATTACTAATTTAGTTACATTTTgagcttttatttattcttactATTTAACTAGATGACAACCGAGAATTGTAACATATGCATTGCTGCATTTCATTATTGTATTGTAACGAATTTTGGTATGActatgttttaattaattattcgagGTACATTTATATACATTGTCATcattatattgtatttatatatatctgattgtttaaatttatctgTCAAAATAGACACTTGAGATACcctagaatttattattaaccagTTATCACATCATATTACGAATGTTATGTCAGACTAAACACATAGGTCAATTTTCTTGCATTATTGCAATTCAAAACAGAAATAGAAAGAATTATTTCTGGTTTATTAATACGCCTTCGAAAAATTcctgattaataaaaaatctttatgattaaatatcacaatgagatagataaaaaaaaattacatttttttcagtataaattctgatttattatttcattaatttatcattttatcttATAGAATGGTGGCACAGTCTTTTTAATTGGatcattattttgataaatttgatagataaactaacaataaaattaatgcgTACTTAATGACaaggaattttgtttttttcagcTGCTTCCATTGTCTAATGCGTATGTGCGATAAAAACTTCCATAGTCACAATTTAacgttagaaaaaaaataattatatcaaattAGACTTTTCATAGTTTTAGATCTTtaaatagttataattattatgctGTATTATCTAAAAGGATAGCTACCGttcgtttttaaattatctcataatctcatattattattcatcCACATTGTTtcctgaaattaatttatattctcTACAAGAGGCTAGATGTTTTTTTTGGCCTCATTTAGCACATTCTATGgtattatttctaattaatttatggCTATCGAGGTTGATCAGAAAATAGTTTGGCATCTGTTAAACTATTccaaactaattttattttcgtcAACACGAGCAGTAATTTTCATCCGTTTTTGAAAcgaatttttaagaaattcttacctatcgaaaaaattaatcaattaatataaatgtgATAGATGACAAATGAAATGGTATTCTTGAGTTAGTTCTCAATTTAATAACTCATTATTACgctctttataaaaaaagaagaaccGTACTATTATACTAATGTCTTTTTTAAAATGCGGAATTGTGTATTTTAGTAGCTTCCATCGACTTATAACTGATATCctatatttcattaaaaatcaatcCGTAGACATTTCGTGTCTGATACTCAGGACCAAGATTCTGATGTCgctaaaataaaaagacaaaGTATAATCAATTTGACACCACCTATATTTAGTTTAAGtttgttaaaatttcttttcttaatCCCTGCCGTTGCATGGATTTCCGCATTACCTATGACTGAACTTTTGCAGTAGATGAATTGTTATGATGAATTTAGAATATAAATAGTAAGGATGATAATTGAATGTTTTTCATAGTGCAAagtgggaaattttttttatcaaatataaaaatatactatgATATAAATCTTAGACATATAGATTGTCTCGAAATTTATATTCTATTGaataaaatgcaatttttttctatcaagCTCTTATTAAGAAGCTTACtgacaaaatacaaatataacTTCAATATAGCTATATTCAATATAGCTATATCTCAGGTATCTATTTTGACAGATAAATTTAAACACtcagatatatataaatacaatataatgATGACAATGTATATAAATGTACctcgaataattaattaaaacatagTCATACCAAAATTCGTTACAATACAATAATGAAATGCAGCAATGCATATGTTACAATTCTCGGTTGTCATCTAGTTAAATagtaagaataaataaaagctcAAAATGTAACTAAATTAGTAATTCCTATCAATGATTACCACGTTACTgatatatattacaaataaaaaaaaaaaacttatttaatattcTACAGTCATTTAAATTTCTCTACTAAACCAATTAGCTGATATGTATTAATTTAAGACCAACATGTGCACTCTACCGGTCAAAAAGTGTAATATCGGAGAGCGCGCGAGAGTTCAAGCTACTTTTTGTTTcttttcctataattatagttatatatgACGAAACGTCGTAGAACGAATAAATGTGTTAAAACATATCGATTGGTCATTTCAACTGATCCtttcctacaaaattaattcaaagacttgaaaaaattctttaaataaaattaccaatGCTTACTCTATTGTACCTCTGTGATCGAAAGGAacattataaatgaaaaaaaaggcATTCGGCAAAATCAGTTTTCACCCGTTTACTTTAAATATaagggataaaaaaaaaattttcattttctctACGATtgttgtttatgattttctgaaaaaaatgaaagaaacaATGTTTGAAAAGTtcaacttttatattttttattaagttttaatttctttacTACTCTGAATCGTCTTAAAGATGAAAGGGTGcgttttagatgaaaaatgcTAGCAATTAGGTTGGTCTTGAATTTCGTACTCTACTACTTTTGTTCTaaacattttttgatattattttgatattttctaaatataaCCCAAAAATCGGATTTCGGggtagtttttaattttttgtttgattgGCTGATAAAGTAGTAACTCACTCTTGATAACTAATCCAtaagttatatttattaatgtttcAATTGCATtaatagtttgatttttgattCTCGTACTCATTTAATATGAAATGACTGCATATTATTGCATAACTGTTAAAGTCAAATATGTCTGATGTGTATTCTAGTGCGTCGTATGGtatataatgtaaatttattattctatataaaatattttcagctGAAAATCATCAAATCAGCTATTCAAACgcttttacaattttttttatgcttgGAAAATGTTGCTTGTGAGTTAGCTCATATGGGTAATTTCGACAGCAATGCATTCCAGTAAAAGCAGTATACGAAATAATTGTTGTTTGTTCTGTTATATTCTCAAAGCATCCTTTGCTATCAATCAatcttcatttaaaaatatcagcgcaattcataacaaaataaataatatttttactcttataaatgtccaaattctgaatttcgttaaaaaaaaaatcttttaatctataaaatggagaacaattaattttaatttcgtcTTTACATCATATAATTCGATATATTCTTGACTTACAATTAAACGAAtgatgttattatttttgaatattttttttctatcgcTTCCATTCTCAAATACTAATTAAACTAATGCCTTTTTAATGTTGgggaattttgtttttctgtTGCTGTTATTGTCTGACGACTCATAAGTCACAAGAACTTTATCATAAGAGATACCTATACTTTATTATACCAACGGCATCTATaacgtaattaaaaatataatttgattaaattaaaaataatatttgacaCAGCAATATCATCTTCACCAAATTAAacgaatgaaaatttattatttagttaattaaacaaaaaataccaGATGCGTCGTTAGCGcaaaagaatattttaaatgcGACTATTATATAAGGCCATTCAGCATCCGAAATGAAAGTTAGATTTATTTCTGTAAACAAAGCAgctgcaaaagtaaaatttcttaaaaattactttgatgtatattttttgatttgggAAAACATGTAAACATAAATTAAACCTTAATTTCTAAGATTCTAAATGCATTTCACAGAAATTGAATATCACAACGCGTTCGaaagtaatttcaaaaagatttAGTAAGACTAtgaaatttccaaattttaaaacggtgtaatttctacattacaataattatatgaaattaattttaattataatttgttatcaaGCGTTGTTGTTATTCTGAAGCGTCAGCCAGCCtcgattattattgtttaaggTATATGTTCTGTTCTCGTCGAGCCGcgtcaaattttatttcgtaaatgattattattgttattaatgttATTCTTTCGGCCGAAGAGTGACTTTATTTGCATTTAACGAGAACAAATTTCGACGAGCGCCTTGTCGTTGTTCGCCGTCGGGATTGagaaatcattattatttacttagaTTTAAggaatttattcattattttgtttataccCGGGAGAAAGCGACACGTGTTCATCTCTTGGGCTACTGTCAATGAGTCATACGAACgtcataattatatttaaattttatattgctTATTTGACCTTTatgtaatttcttatttcttttcGATGTCCTTTGCGATCACATACTGCTATTCTTCTGCCTTACCTTGTCctataactaaatttattacagCTTGctattttcttatttcttttcaCGTGTCGATTGATTTTCGCGTCGCCGTCAATTACATCGAGGGTTTTCCGACTCGGGAGCGTCGGTCGCGGAAGGAGATCACTGATTGATGATTAACTGATTCGGCTTCTTGGAAATTATAGTTTTTGGATTTTTCGGCAATTTTAAGCAAACAGTGTTAAAATAAAGTTCTTAGTTTATTTTTGCTAcaaaattgcatttaatttaaagtattaTTCCAGCTATACCAAAACCAAACCAGATCCTTGATTTCCCGCTGTATTAGACATTTTTCACTAGCCTATGTGCGTACGCTCCCACACATACGTTCCCATGTacaatactatttttttgatttattatttctattttatttaatagttattaactttaatattaaataatttcttaatattaaataattaaatattccaGTTAAATGACTTAGCTCATTGTCAAAATGCAGCGCGTgtatgaagaaaataattatctatttcaTTTTCGTTATTCTAATCAGTGTATAAAAGTATGATGGCTAACAACTATTGTTTGCAAGATGTATTGGTATATATTTTTCTGTATATACACTAGATAGAAAACGATACTTATCAACCATGTCAAGAAAGTGATGAttgcaaataattaaaaaacatcagACAACATCAATggcagattttttttcataattaaataaaatttccatccGTGATAGTAAATAAGTTGCTTTTATTCAGTTTTAGAGCTTGGTtccataagttttttattCTACTGGATAAACAAGTCTTTAATGTACATTGAAatgtactattttttttcctatttggggtggaaaatttttaatgaataaaagttttaaaaattttaccgcCGAATACACATTGATATTCAAGTTTTTGATCGAAGgaactaattattaaaactaaaaaaacaacgtcgattgccgctCAATTAGTCgaaattggttgattcattcaaaagtaattgcaatttaaaaattaaaataatagtgTTTTACTTAACTTATCTTacacttttgagctcgaagaactcaAAAGCATAAAACAGCTAACGtcatatggaattagcgggaagttgcagggatggcctttagggtctcaaccgttttcctaattttttcttaattcaagtcaagatAGTCTTgtgtttgaataaattatcaaatatatattgatGCTGTTTCtcaggaaattaaaaattttaaagaaaaaaaaaagtagttttaaCGAATTTCCTACCtcgaaaaaattcattgctcgagaatggaatttttttttatcagtgcacaataataattaagttttttataataatgataaaaatataacaaagaGACTCATTATCGCAATACTTTAATGGTCAGTTTTGATGGTATAATTGGTTGGGAATTCGGAATGATTCGATTATCAATTTTCCTTTGTTCTATTGTTCCtgatagattattttttaccactACTATTCACCCTATTTATGTAGATTGTTCTTATTGATAAGTTTCAAGAGAGTGGGAGATTGTAAAACAGTGTTAAGCTCAAGTTAACGTTGAAGACAACTGTATATAAACCAAATTTTATTCTCAGTAAAACAAAAATCTTTTTTGTGTATAAGAATAAGCAActgctttaaaaatttgatagaatgtTAGCTCATCACCTTGTAATATTTGTCTGCATTCAACTTCTGTTGTCCAGTGTCAGCGCAGTAAGTCAATAATTCTCAACGTTTCACGATCAGGTGATAATCGATCATGTTTcaaatagtattaaaaattattttttcagatatCTTTCACAGAGATCGATAACGCTGGAGCCGACTGTGAGGacatttatattaaatcatCTGATAAAGAACAAGGCGAGGTCGATTATTTTGTTTGTGTGTTTCGCAAATTGAAAGCGGTAAGGATTGAATTATAATAACTCTCAAAGATGTTCACATTACACGAAAGATTGTTTAAGTAAGCTATGATATTGTGTCATGATTTTTCAACAGTTTAACAGCGATAATTCTTTGAACGtggaagtaattaaaaatgtactgACAATAATTGGGCAATATTCTCCGCCAGGATTCAGCAAAAGTCGTTTTGAAGCGGTATTTAACGCAATAGGAAGTTGTAGTTCGACAGCAAGTAAGTGCAATACTTCCTAAATAACTTGAAACTCTCAATTTTATTGATCCAATTGtcgtttgaatattttcaataggTAACACTGTAGAGGAAAGTGTGAAGACATACTTTCAATGTGTAAAAAAGCTTACATGAATATTCAggtattaattactaatttaacAATGGTCGATAAAAACATTGCCATtactcataaatataaattttttagatatatcCTTAAAAACTTGACGATGAAGTTATGTTCTTCAATGTTAAAAAACATGTCGATGTAAAACTTTAAAGTAATAAAGAGATTTCACTTATAAACAATTTcgactattttaaaaaaaaaatttttggttggGGCAACATGAGACACGTTGAGGCAACAAATCGCTATGTTGGCTCTGGGATAACAAATCTTTAGTTAttacagtaacaaaaaaaattaggttataataagtaattgaTAGATTATACtaacaaatttgttttgttattgcaccttaaatttttagttaattcgaCTGAACAGTTTTgttatataagtatatagaattatatataatcatacatgattatatatggaattgtatatgaggttatatataatcatatataattatatatgactatatatggagcaatacaCAGCCATGCAAGATTGTATATAGTTCCATctctataataaaaatacatgagaGTGTGAAGTTAGTCAATAGTCGAAACTCGCAAATAAATAGGACCTGATTccttattggttaaaattaaagcgcgcgcgtagcgcgctatttaaatttctagtatataaatataattaagtatatataattatatatgcttatgtataattaacagacataaaaattttttctttgaaaaaaaattttttttcggtaatcacaaaaagtgtaaaatgatgcgtttataattacgtttgaataattctgaaatacaaaatttgtcacatttcctatgagatgttttggtctgctctgctactacctaatatagtaaaatcattatttattttattatttgaataagtgttatattatatccaaatatatattaaaatcaatttttatattccatttatgataaactcatatgatacattatgtagcgatcatagaatcattatCATCTAAGACAGTAGCACAGCGGACAGACacttcaagacgcacggagatcaccaaagttaagcagcattgagcagggttaatagttggatgggtgaccgctggtgttatagctataaaattatatctagatattttttttttgcattttaattggttacacAGAATTTcgtaggaccatattaaatattctatacataaaattaacccaataattaattagattagGCGGTCTGCCTATCGAACTTATGCAGTTTATTAATCGATCTACAGTAGACTGGAAAACTAATCCTAACCTGATTGTAACTTGGAAATCGCTCGAATCTGATTACCCTTATTTGTCGACTGTAGCTATAAAATACTTAAGTGTGGTTGCAACATCAACACCGTGTGAACGCTTATTTTCACACTCAGGGTTGATTGCAAATCAGCTCAGAAGTACATTATCACCCAATCATTTGAATATGTTGGTTATATTAAAATCTATCTTACAAATTCGTggttatcataataatatttaattaactatttgagTAAAATACTAACTTTAGTGTTTTCAAatgttacttttttaataaaatgtaataatattttttaaatttgaattttattgtaccttttaccttattatgctagttttattttttaaaattaaaaaaatttatgaaattttaattgaaaaaaaaattttactcagaatcgattatttaaaagaatcgATTCTTGAAATTGATTAATCGAATCTGAGAAtcgaaatttctgaaaaaagaATCGGAATCGAGAATTGATCCTTCAGCTTATGTTTCCATCCCTAGGAAAACCCGGAGATCTTTATTTATCACtctttttaatatcataatccCCTAAGTAACTTATTTTCCAAAACGTTCGCTTAAAAAAGGGATTGCTCGAGTACTCAAGTCTAGGTCATAATAAAAACCAAGCATCCATGCGGGTTGCATATAGTCTGAGAATGTCGAGTCGCCGTGACGTCATCGCAGCATAGTCCCATTTTTGCCAACTCGAGAAGGGATGCTTGCCGAAGACAGGAGTCGCAGAGGCGCACGCAACTACCCTCACTACCCTCTGGGACTCTCCCACTCAAAAGGTACGAACATCTCAACCAGAGGagtcggtactttttattttgtaacctatcgaataataaataatagatttgCGTGCAAGGcaaatctaaattaaattaaaaaaatctgagcgtatttaaattcattaaatatttataaaatttattttaaattattcaaatttaaatctatTCTCCCGCCTTAATCTATTTACTGCGAGTTGAACGCCCTACCGCGTTCCAACGGGCGAATTAAAAGAACTCAATAAATTTACGATAGCCAATTCGGGGCTATACAACAGTACATACGAGATATCGAGATATCGAGATATCGACTTTcgatatttatacatttttttggccgctgatttttttaatttgacgcTGGCGTATGACGCTAGACATGTCTTTACTTATTTCAGTTAGGTAGAGCTATAGTTTGACGCTCAAAGCTAGCGTCAATCGTCATCATGAGGTTACAACAACACAACTTCTACTCGACGTCATTCCCACCCGCCACATCATTATCTTTAGTGCCACCGTATCTCATACTGTCGgtcgaattatttttcaaattttatgatagttatataattaaaaatagtaaaaaataaataatatcttttAATCATTCTATCTTTAATTAGtccaacaaaatttatacTGACTTCATTGTTTTATAATGGAGACTTGGCTTCCTGTCGAAATATggatttatatatttgaattGCTAGATCTCTCAAAATTGATGGAGTTAAGGTTAGTGAGccgatttttttacaacttaATAGAATCTTACCTCAATACATCACCAATATGGAAAGATCTTTCGGAAAACATGATGTACGATTATATGAGTTTGACAATGCAGCGAGCTTATCCCTATGTTTTTGAGACGCATGACTGGCATATTGATGATCCAATATTGTGGCGAGGAACCTACTTATCATACAAAAAGTGGCAATTTATTCTCGAAAACGAGCATGAGAAGGACTTTATCGTTCCAATGTCAGGTCGTGGTAGGATTACGTGTATCAGTACTTTTGGtaagaaaaacaaattaattcaatttt
The sequence above is drawn from the Cotesia glomerata isolate CgM1 linkage group LG4, MPM_Cglom_v2.3, whole genome shotgun sequence genome and encodes:
- the LOC123262510 gene encoding uncharacterized protein LOC123262510, translating into MLAHHLVIFVCIQLLLSSVSAISFTEIDNAGADCEDIYIKSSDKEQGEVDYFVCVFRKLKAFNSDNSLNVEVIKNVLTIIGQYSPPGFSKSRFEAVFNAIGSCSSTASNTVEESVKTYFQCVKKLT